CTCCGGAACGTTCCGTTCCCGCGGCGCCAGCCCACGCCCGAGCCCCCCAACCTGCCCGAGGATGGCACCGAGAACCCGGGCAGTCCCAGCCAGGAAAATGAGGAGGAGAAgtaaaaattgggggaaaaatgggatttttcggtgattttttggggaaaaaaattgggattttttggggatttttgagcaagttttgagggatttttgagggatttaaatgggatttttgggtgattttttggggaaaaaaatgggattttttgggaaaaaatgggatttttgggtgattttttaggggaaaaaattgggattttttgggaaaaaataggattttttggggaaaaaaaatgggaacttttgggaaaaaaatgggattttttggggaaaaattgggatttttgggtgattttttggggaaaaaaatgggaattttgggtggtttttgaggaatttttagggggatttttgagCAATTTTTGGgcgatttttgagggatttttgggtgagttttgagcgattttggggggatttttgatggatttttgggcaatttttgagggatttttgagcAATTTTGGACAATtattgagggatttttgggggatttttaggggatttttgggcgatttttgagggatttttgggcaatttttgAGGAATATTTGGGcgatttttgggtgttttttgggtgatttttgggcaatttttCAGGGATTATTGAGGGATTTTTGAGTGATtattgagggatttttgggcgatttttgggagatttttgagggatttttgggtggtttttgagggattttttggtgatttttgagcgatttttgggggattttgagggatttttagGAGATgtttgggtgatttttgagtgatttttgagggatttttagggggattttgggcagattttgggCCCATTTCAGTGGGAAATtcaacccaaaaaccccaaaatttcccccaaaacccccaaatttttttctatttccaaccccaaatttatcccaaaaaccccaacaggATTTTTTACTGAACTTTGAAGAATTTTAAccaaaattttccattttttccatttttaggCCTCCTCCCCCCACGGAATTCGATTTTGACGACGAACCCGCCCCGCCCAACCCCGCCCTCATCGACCGGCGCCGAACCCCAGgtaccaaaaaaattcccaaattttggggggaaattcccggattttgggggaaattcctggattttggggtttgggggtttaaagggatttttttggattttttggggaatttttgggggtggttttggggcatttttggggatttttgtggtgatttttggaggaattttgggggtttttttgttgaattttgtgattttttttgttgaattttggggttttttaggttgaattttgggggttttttgagttgatttttggaggaattttggggttttttacgttgaattttggggtttttaggttgaattttgggggttttttgagttgatttttggaggaattttggggttttttaggttgaattttgggggttttttgggttgatttttggaggaattttgggatttttgggttgaattttggggttttttatgttgaattctggggattttttgggttgaattttggggtctttttgtgttgaattttggggttttttttgttgaattttggggatttttttggggttgaattttgtgggttttggggttttttggttgaaTTTTAGGGTTTATTTTGTTGAATTTTGTGGGTTATTTTT
This Zonotrichia albicollis isolate bZonAlb1 unplaced genomic scaffold, bZonAlb1.hap1 Scaffold_233, whole genome shotgun sequence DNA region includes the following protein-coding sequences:
- the LOC141727728 gene encoding PAXIP1-associated glutamate-rich protein 1-like, coding for RNVPFPRRQPTPEPPNLPEDGTENPGSPSQENEEEKPPPPTEFDFDDEPAPPNPALIDRRRTPGPPSRGQKREARLDKVLQDMKRHKKLEEQILRTGRDLFPPEGPQSPKRPPGLFLRTRKY